A part of Cannabis sativa cultivar Pink pepper isolate KNU-18-1 chromosome 6, ASM2916894v1, whole genome shotgun sequence genomic DNA contains:
- the LOC133039319 gene encoding uncharacterized protein LOC133039319: MPRYVKFMKEILSKKRKMEDYETVALTEECSAILQKKLPPKLKDPGSFNIPCSIGGSVETKALCDLGASINLMPLSVFKRLGLGKAKPTTVTLQLADRSLTHPRGIIEDVLVKVGKFIFPADFLILDMEEDSTIPIILGRPFLATGRALIDVQKGELKLRVQDEEVNFNVFAPTDIPTCCKIEVVKGSFFRDS, encoded by the exons atgccccgttatgtgaagttcatgaaggagatattgtctaagaagcgaaaaatggaggactatgaaacagtggcattaactgaggagtgtagcgccattttgcaaaagaaactaccgcccaagcttaaagatccgggtagtttcaatattccatgctctatagggggttcagtggaaactaaagctctatgtgatctgggagcaagcattaatctaatgccgttgtctgtcttcaaaaggctaggattgggaaaagcaaagcccacaacagtgactctacaactagcggatcgttctctaactcatcctcgtggcataattgaagatgtactggtgaaggttggtaagtttatcttccctgctgatttcttaattcttgatatggaggaagattcaactattcccattattttgggaagaccattcttggccacgggtcgagcattaatagatgttcaaaagggggagttaaagttgcgagtccaagatgaagaggtcaattttaatgtttttgccccaactgacattcctacctgttgcaagattgaggtggtgaagggttctt tcttTCGTGATAGTTAA